A region of the Actinomycetota bacterium genome:
CTCGACCGGCGCGTTCCCGTGCGGATTGAACGGGGTGCCCGCGTCGGTGCTGCAGACATGGCGCACCTTCATCCGCAGCGCGAGCGTCTGCGCCCGCTCGGCATCGTCGAGCACCGAATGGATCTTCTCGAGGGCATAGTCGGGCACCTCGGCCGGGTGCTCCACCATGCCGAACGCCGCCGACAACGTCGGCCCCCGGAACGTGCCGCGTTCGGCCATCAGCGCGGCGGTCGCCCTCGTGAGCTGCACGCAGTGCTCGACGGAGTCGACCCCGGCCCGGACCGCGCCCGTCACGCCCTCCGCGCCGATCGCGTGTGCCGCCACACCCCTGCCCCACGAGTGTGCCTCGTCGACCGCGGCGCCGATCTCCTCGGGCGTGAACGCGGTGAACGTGGCGCCGATCCCGGGGGTCAGCACTCCGCCGGTCGCCACGACCTTGATCGCCCTCGCCCCCGACTTGATCTCCTCGCGCACAGCCCTGCGGACCGCATCGGCGCCGTCGACCTCGCGCGCGAAGGCCACGTTGTGCCCGTGACCCCCGGTGATCGTGAGGGCCCGACCCGCCGCCACCAACCGAGGCCCCGGGACCACGCCCCGGTCGATCGCCCAGGCCAGCTCGCACGTGCCGAGTCCGCCCAGGTCGCGCACGGTGGTCACGCCGCCCCCGAGGTGCTTCCCGGCGTTCGCCGTCGCCTTGATCGTCGCGAGGGCCAGGCCCATCTCGGCGGCTTCCGCAGCGAAGTCTGCGCCCCCGTCGAAGTTGAGGTGCACGTGGCAGTCGACGAGGCCAGGGGTAAGCGTGCGGCCGGTCCCGTCGACGGCGCGGGCGGCGCGGGTGGTACGGGGCGCCCGAACGTGCGACCCCGTCCAGACGATGCGTTCTCCCTCGATCAACACGCCCTGCCGGCGTCGGACCCGCAGCCCGTCGAAGAGCGTGACGTCGGCGACGTAGGTGGCGCGCGCCATCAGCCCACCCAGGGCGGGACGATCTCGGTGCCGTCGTCGGCCCGCACCAGCTTCGTGCCGGCGAGCATCGTCACCACGATCGTCGCGCCGGCGTCGCCGGCCTCCAGGTAGTGCACGGCACCGACCGGCACGACGACCGAGTCGCCCGCTGACAGCTCGAACGACGCGTCGTCGATGTGGAACGTTCCGCCACCGGCTTCCACCGCGAAGACGTCGAGGTGATCGTGGTGGTGAGCCGGCAGGCCGCCACCAGGAGGCACGGAGATGCGGAACAACGCCGCCTCATCGGCACCACGGCTCGGTGCAGCGAGGCTGGTCACGGTGTTGCCGCCCAGCTCGAAGGTGGGGTGATCGTCGGCGCGTTCGACCGGCACGGAAGGTCCTCCTCAGGCGTCGTCGACTCGGGCGGGCATCTTCCCACCCGGGCCCGCGAGCCCACCAACCCGCCGGTCCGACGTTCGGGTCACGCCGTCTTCAGGTCGCCTCTGCCTCGGCCTCCATGCGCTCCAGCCGGTCGTAGTAGTCGGGGAACTCCTTCAGGTGCGCCCACGCGATCTTGGCCGTGACCAGCGGGTCGTCATCGGTGACGTCGGTCACAGGATCGCGGCGCCCGTGTTCCAGTTCCACCTCCATGCCCCGTCGGAACTGCTCGACGTCGAAGGGCGCGGTGCTCAGATCGAGGCCGATCTCGGCCGCCGAAGCGAGGGCCTGCTCCTCGGTGAACCCATGCCGCTGTCCGTCCATGCCACACCTCCCGTGTCATCTCCATCGTGACCGGGTATCCGTGGGTCGCACCGGGTACGATGCCCCGCGTCGTCCGGGTCCTCGGCCCGGGGCCGATACGTTCCGGACCGGAGGGAGGCTCGCGTGCTCGACGTCGCGAAGATGGCCGTCGACGCCGCACGATCGGCGGGCGCCGATCTCGCCGATGCGCGCGCCGGGACCGACGAGAGCGAGTCGCTCACCGTCCGCAACCAGGAGATGGAGGGCATCGACCGCTCGACATCGACGGGGGTCGGGATCCGGGTGCTGGTGGGCGGGCGCTGGGGCTTCGCCGCCACCGCCCGGCTCGATGACGCCGAGATCGCTCGCACCGCGCGGCTCGCCGTCGAGATGGCCAAAGCCGCGCAGCGCCTGCCCGGCGACGCGGTCTCGCTGACGCCGGTGGACCCGGCCACGGCCTCGTGGCGCACGCCCGTGAAGGAGGACCCCTTCACCGTGCCGCTCGAGGAGAAGGTCGCCCTGCTGATGGAGGCCTCGCGCGTGATGCAGGGTGTGCCCGGACTCTCCTTCGCCGAGGCCGGCCTCGACTTCTTCCGCCGCTCGACCTGGTTCGCTTCGAGCGACGGCGCCGCGATCGAGCAGGTGATCACGAACTCGGGCGGCGGCATCGAGGCCGTCGCGGTCGCCGACGGTGACATGCAGCGGCGCAGCTATCCGAACTCGTTCCGCGGACACGTGAAGGCGGCCGGCTACGAGCACATCCGCACGTTGGGCCTGATCGAGGAGGCCGAACGTATCGGTGCCGAGGCCGTGGCGCTGCTCTCCGCGCCCGAGTGCCCGAGCGAGGTCACGACCCTGGTGCTCGACTCGGGTCAGATGGAGCTGCAGATCCACGAATCGATCGGCCACCCGATCGAGCTCGACCGCGTGCTCGGCATGGAGGAGGCCTACGCCGGGTCGTCGTGGCTCTCACCGGACGACCGGGGGAAGGTGCGGTACGCGAGCGACCTGGTGTCGATCACGGCCGACGCCACGCTGCCGGGAGGGCTCGGCACCTTCGGCTTCGACGACGAAGGCGTGCCGGCCCAGCGCGTGCCGATCATCGTCGACGGCATCTTCGAGAACTTCCTGTCGAGCCGCGAGACCGCAGGCGTCGTGGGCCAGACCTCGAACGCCACGAGCCGGGCCGACGGGTGGAGCCACCTGCCGCTGATCCGCATGACGAACATCTCGATCGAGCCCCGTGAGGGAACCCTCTCCGAGATCATCGGCGACACGGATCGAGGCATCTTCATGACGACGAACAGCTCGTGGTCGATCGACGACAA
Encoded here:
- a CDS encoding DUF5661 family protein, translating into MDGQRHGFTEEQALASAAEIGLDLSTAPFDVEQFRRGMEVELEHGRRDPVTDVTDDDPLVTAKIAWAHLKEFPDYYDRLERMEAEAEAT
- a CDS encoding amidohydrolase family protein, coding for MARATYVADVTLFDGLRVRRRQGVLIEGERIVWTGSHVRAPRTTRAARAVDGTGRTLTPGLVDCHVHLNFDGGADFAAEAAEMGLALATIKATANAGKHLGGGVTTVRDLGGLGTCELAWAIDRGVVPGPRLVAAGRALTITGGHGHNVAFAREVDGADAVRRAVREEIKSGARAIKVVATGGVLTPGIGATFTAFTPEEIGAAVDEAHSWGRGVAAHAIGAEGVTGAVRAGVDSVEHCVQLTRATAALMAERGTFRGPTLSAAFGMVEHPAEVPDYALEKIHSVLDDAERAQTLALRMKVRHVCSTDAGTPFNPHGNAPVELARLVAWGMRPLDAMVAGTSSGAELLRVPDVGHVREGALADLVLYDANPVDDIAALQRPRAVWKGGEVVAGRAVR
- a CDS encoding cupin domain-containing protein, with amino-acid sequence MPVERADDHPTFELGGNTVTSLAAPSRGADEAALFRISVPPGGGLPAHHHDHLDVFAVEAGGGTFHIDDASFELSAGDSVVVPVGAVHYLEAGDAGATIVVTMLAGTKLVRADDGTEIVPPWVG
- a CDS encoding TldD/PmbA family protein — translated: MLDVAKMAVDAARSAGADLADARAGTDESESLTVRNQEMEGIDRSTSTGVGIRVLVGGRWGFAATARLDDAEIARTARLAVEMAKAAQRLPGDAVSLTPVDPATASWRTPVKEDPFTVPLEEKVALLMEASRVMQGVPGLSFAEAGLDFFRRSTWFASSDGAAIEQVITNSGGGIEAVAVADGDMQRRSYPNSFRGHVKAAGYEHIRTLGLIEEAERIGAEAVALLSAPECPSEVTTLVLDSGQMELQIHESIGHPIELDRVLGMEEAYAGSSWLSPDDRGKVRYASDLVSITADATLPGGLGTFGFDDEGVPAQRVPIIVDGIFENFLSSRETAGVVGQTSNATSRADGWSHLPLIRMTNISIEPREGTLSEIIGDTDRGIFMTTNSSWSIDDKRINFQFGCEQAWRIEHGALATPYKNPNYTGITPEFWGSCDAIGGAEDWVVWGTPNCGKGQPGQVGRVGHGASPARFHNVQVGVRG